DNA sequence from the Acidisarcina polymorpha genome:
GCGAACTCTGGGCCGTCAGCAACTTCAGCCCGCGCAGCTTCGATTCCCGATACTTCGGCCCCATACCCATACGATCTGTTCGCCAGTGGCTATCGCCCCTTCTCGTCGAACGTCACTATCCGGGGAGCAAATGACAACCGCCTTCACCATACCTGGTTCTCCTCCCCTCCTTATGAGGTCGCCGCGACTCGATTCCCGCATATGCACGGTCCTGTTGTTGTTCGGTGGTGCAGCCCTTGGAGCTGCCGTCGGAACTGGCGACCGCCTTGCCGCCTACGGCATGTTTCTCTACCCGCTCCTCTACCTCGCCTCTCGTTGCCGAATCGATACTCTTAGCGCCCTCGCGTACTACGGGTTGGCCTCCCGCAGCCTGCTTTCTGCCGCAAACAACTATCATTGGGCGGGACCCCCCCACCCTACGGCAATTGTGCTCTGGGCATCGTTAGCTTTTCTCAATGCTCTGCCCTGGACAGTCCTCTTCCATCCCCGGCATCAAGGCCTGTCAACCGTAGGAATTGTGCTCGTTACTACGTCGCCGCCGCTGGGCTTCTTCAATCCGCTCAATCCCCTCAATGCCTGCGGAATGTGGTTCCCCGGTTCTCGCTGGATCGGTATCGCAATATTGCCAATTGTTATATTCCTGACGCGCGAAAAGAACGTTCTCCTGGCGCTCTCTTTTCTCGCCGGGTGCACCCTCGTCACGCATTTGACCTTCAAGCCACCGGTGCTAGATCCGCGCATCTATGCGGCACGAACGCATTTCGACCTACCAATCGGAGACCTCCGATCTCTATCCGTGCTTCCAACTGAAGACCTCGAATTGCAGAGGATCGCGCAAGAGCACCCCAAAAGCATCGTAATCCTGCCCGAATCTGTCATTCCTGTTTGGATACCCACTTATGAAAAACGCTGGTCCGTGCTCTTCGCGCAGCTCGCAAAAACTCAAACCGCGCTCTTGATCGGCACCACTGCGCCAATCCCCAACACCGACGCCAACGTCAACATCCTGCTTTCCCGAGGCTACTCAGAGCATCTCTCGTACGTCCAACGCCTACCCATCCCGATCGGCATGTGGTTCCCCTTCGACACGACTCACGGCTTTCCGCTTCGTCTCTCGTATCCCTCCGCGATCCGTCTTTGGGGCCACACCGTCGGCATCCTTACCTGCTACGAGCAAGACATTCCGTGGATCGTTCTAAAAACCCTCGCCCGCGATCCAGTTGCCTTAATCGCTCCATCCAATATCCGCTGGGCGAACGGGACCGCCGTGCCCGCCATCCAACACAACAACGCTCAAAGCTGGGCCGATCTTTGGTCCCTTCCGCTTTATGAGGCCGTTAACCAGTGAAACTGATACTCGTGCTCCTCTTGAGTGTCGGCTCTGCAGGCGCGGCTGTCTCACAGGCCCTCGACATCGAGCGCATCCGCGCCGAGTGCGTCCCAGAGGCCCAGCCTTCAACTCTCTTGCCGCTTATACATACAGAATCATCCGGTAATCCCAATGCCCTTCAAATAGATTTCCCGAAGCATCTCCTGCGTATCTGGGGCCTGCCCTCCGGAACCCTCCGTTTGGCCCGACAACCCGCTACCGCTATTGAAGCCCGACAGTGGTTGTCCTTCTTCGCCGACTACCACATCTTTGTTGACATCGGCTTGATGCAAGTGAGCAGCAAAAAGGCTCGCGCGCGAGGAATCGAACCAGCCAGGCTGCTAGATCCATGCACGAACCTCAAAGTTGGCTGGTCGATTCTCGAAGAGGATTATGCCCTCGAAGCCAGGCGTAGAGGGGAAGGCCGTATCGCTCTACTTCACGCGCTCTCCCGCTACAATACCGGCGATTCTGAACTCGGCATCGATAACGGTTACGTGTCCCATCTCCTGGCCGCCTTACGCGCTCACCAATCCTCGGTACCTTCACCCTCGCCTGAAGGCGCTCAGAACCAAAACATTCAAACAAGCGTGGCAGATCACCGCCGGCAAAACGCTGCCGCTCCGCCATCGGAGCAGTCCGTAGACGCATCCCGCCGTCACCGTGAACGCTAGATAGACGCCGCTACGACTATGCATGACGCCGAATATAAGCCCGGCAATCAGAACTGCTGCAATCCCAGCAAAAACGCCGTCACCCAACCGGAGCAGTTGCTTCTCCAAAAACGAAAACAGCAGTCCTCGAAAGACCAGCTCCTCGTTCAAGGGCGCTACTCCCACGCTCCACACGAACCTAATAAGAGGTACCGGTCCGTAGACAGGCAAATGCCACATCTTCACGTACAGCCAGAAGCCGAGGAAGACTCCGACCGCAGCAGCTACAGCGATCCACGAGAACATTACGTCGGCTGGCTTCAAGCCAATTTTTGCCAACGCACCCACATGCGCCATTCTCCACGTCAACGCACAAAAACTCAGACCGCAAAACGCGATCACCCACCATATCGGAACCCCATAACTGACGACCGCAATCAGCCAGACTGCCAACCATACCAACAACAAGGATTCGAGCGCACTTAACCCACCGAAAGAGAGACTCATGATACTTCCCATCGAACAAAATCTCCGCCTTCAGATGGTAGCCTCCTGCATGAACGTAGTTCATCTCTTGGGGCAACACCCGTCGCCAGCTCTGTTAGCAAATCTCTCCGCCTACGAAAACGGCGAGATGACGCTCGACGAGATTTACGAACGTTACCATTCTCGTCCTCGCCTCGACAATAACACCGACGCGGACGCCGTCGCACCGCGCCCGCCATCAGCCGTCCCAGACGATCCACACACAGCGCAAGATGATCTCACACTAATCCAGTTCGTCATCCTCCAAACCACTCCTCTTGTCGGAGGATTCGATTCCTGCCATCTCGAGCGCATCCACTCTTCTCTTTTCGGTGACGTACCTCACAGTGCGCCTAGCTACCGAAACGACGTCGAAAGCTCAGTCAGCGCCATTCTCGATACGCTTCCACCCGTCAATTATTTGCAAGGGAAATCCCCCGAAGACTGGTCAGAACGCGCTTCCACCCTCATCCACGACATAGCCGAACTTGAACCATTCGACACCGGAACTCCGCTCACTCTTCATGAATTCGCCAACCAGCTCGCCCGCAAGAACAACCTGAGCCTAAGCTGGGCTGCCCGAGAAGATGAAGGTCCCGAGCTCGCCCCTGAACGCAGCGCCGAAGCGGAAGGCTCGGGCGGCTACTTCAGGCGAATTGTCATGCTCGCCTCCGACGATGATCGAGCCCGGCACAGCACATCAAGGGGAGATTTGTTCCATCACCGTCGCAGCCTAGATCGCGATTTGCCGGGATTATTTTTATAACCACCTAAGCCACGCCATTGTCATCAAATTCAACCAAGGAGACTCCCTTTCGATGCCGCTTCGTTTCTCCAGTCTTCACTTCGCAGTCGCTGCCTCTTTCATTATCTCGGCGCCTACTGCAATAACAACCCCTCTCGCCGCGCAGTCCATCAGTGATGACGCTCTCGCCGCCAAGGTCAATCAGACGCTATTCGCCGAAGCTGCCTTTCAAGACGCGACTATCCAGGCGACGGCGCACAACGGCACGGTCACTCTAACCGGGAGCGTCCCCAACTCCGCGGCGCGCATTCTCGCGTCAACCGAAACGGACCAACTTGAAGGCGTAAAAACCGTCCTCAATAACCTTATTGTCGGCTCGATGCTGACTCAAGAGCCACCCGCTCCCCTTCCCCGCGAGACGAGAACACTCAGCCTTCCCAATCACTCCATTCTCGCCATCCGACTAGACGACTATGTCAGTACTGAGACAGCGAAAGTGGGCGATACGTTCCACGGGGTTGTTAGCTCTGCAGTCTATTGCTCTGGCTACCCCTTGCTTCCGGCAGGCACACCCGTCCTCGGCCACGTCATCGAAGCCAAGTCCGCAAGTAAGCTGCATGGTTTGCCTATGCTCACCATTAGCCTCATGGCCGTCCGGGTCAACGGGTCGAACAACGAAGCTGTAGACGTTCCGATAAGCACCATCCCTCTCTCTACCAGGGTGAAAGGCACTGGAACTCTTCAGCTTGGAAGGCAGATCGAACTACCGCCTCAGACTGCGTTGCGGTTTGAGAGTTCAACTGTGACGGAGATACCAGTCGAGTTCAGTGGCGGCAAACCCGTATATCGGCAGGCGGCAAGTGGAAAAGCGACGCTCGATCATTCTTCTAAATCCCAATCCAATTAGGACACATTGCAATGCTATGCAACCAATCACACTCACTTCTGCATTGACTCGCTTCATTTCCTCAAAAAAGCGTCCGCTCAGTGAGAGCACTCTTGTTGCCGCTGAAATCTAACGCCAGTTGCTCCACTCCGTTCGGATGCTGCTCACGCCATAGCGTCAGAAGGAGAGCAGGCATTAGTCTCCGCACCAATCTAAGCCGATGCACCATCGCATGACATGCTGGGCACAGCGCAATCATCCATCTGGCCACCGAGTGTCGAGGTTTTCGATGGTGTACCACTATCGATCGCCTCGAAAATCCTGGCCGGCCGCATACCTGACAGCATCGTCCATCCCTGCGAAGCACTTCCTCGCGAAGGCCCCCAAAATACTCTTTGTCCCTCCGTTTCAGCGCGTAACATACCGCGCACAAACCTCGCGCAACGATATCCATCCGTCCACAAGGGCAAGCGAAAGCCCGTTGGACAGACTTCTGCGGAAGCTGCGTCGCAAATTGTCTCATCTTCCCCTCGCCTCTCCCTTTTAAGGACCTCTCTGGCCCCTTGTATGCAATGCACCTTTCACATACACTTTCCCCAGAAAGAACTATCTTGGGTCGAACATGAATTTAATGATTGTAGAGAGTCCGAACAAGGTCAAGAAAATCAAAGCTCTTCTTGGCTCCGGATGGGATGTCGCCGCAAGCATCGGCCATATCCGCGATCTTCCAGCGAAGGGCCTCGGCCTCGCCCCACCCGACTACAAACTTGAATACCACTTCGTCGAGCGGACCGGGACGACAGGCAAAAATGTCGTAGACGGCTTGAAACCCCGCGCTGCCCGTGCCAATGCCATCTACCTCGCAACCGACCCCGACCGTGAAGGCGAGGCAATCGCGTGGCATCTCAAAGAAGCCTTGGCCCTCAAAAGCTACCACCGCGTCACCTTCGACGCCATTACAGAAACAGTCATCAAAACAGCACTTACACGCCCCCGTCAGATCGATATGAACCTGGTCCGTGCCCAGGAAGCGCGGCGCGGCGCAGATCGGCTCGTGGGCTACCAGGTATCGCCAATACTTTCCCGTCAGACTGGGATAGCTGGCCTGAGCGCGGGCCGCGTCCAAACTCCTGCCGTCCGCTTTGTAGTCGACCGCCAGCGTGAGATCGAGAACTTCACGGTTACAAAGCACTTTGGGGCCGAGGCCATATTCGAGGACGGAAAGTGGAAAGCCCAATGGGATACCCAACCGTTCCTGCAAAGCGGTAGCAAATATGTTTTTGATGGCGACTTAGCGAGACAAGCCGCCGCCTGCCGGACCTTTCGCGTTGCGGACGCGGCCACCAAGCCGGCCACTCAGGCGCCGCCTGCCCCCTTCACCACAGCCACTCTGCTGCAAGCCGCCAGCGTCACTCTCAACTTCAAGCCCGACCTCACGGCGATGCTTGCCCAAAAACTCTTCGAGCAAGGGCTTATCACGTACCACAGAACAGACAGCCAAAATCTCTCCACAGAAGCCCTCTCCGAAATCAGAGACCACGTGGCGGCCAATCATTGGCCCCTTCCGCCCAACCCCCGGACATGGAAAACCAAAGAGACCGCGCAGGAGGCCCATGAAGCCATACGCCCGACGCACCTGGAGCACCGCAACGCCGGCGAGGGCGACGATCAAAAGAAGCTTTACTCGCTCATCTGGACTCGCGCCGTCGCCTCGCAACTCGCCGACGCCGAATACTCCGTCAACACTTTGCGTCTTGAGGCCCAACACGGCGGCAAGATCTTCGTCTTCAAAGCGACCGGCCGCACTCTCACCGCCCCCGGCTGGCGCATTCTAACCGCTATCGACGCCGCAGAGGAGGCCGACCAACACACCGCCGAAGAACGAGAAACGCAAGGAGACGAGAACGGTAACGTTCCCGCCTTGCCGATCGGCACCTCCATCACGTCGACGAGCACCACGGTCCTCAATAAACAGACCAAACCCCCCAACGGTTACACCCAAGCCAGCCTCATCAAGAAACTAGAAAGCGAGGGCATCGGTAGGCCATCAACTTACCCCTTGATTCTCAAGAACATCATCGCCCGCGGTTATCTGGACGACAGCAAGAAGATTCTCGTGGCCACAGACCTCGCTAAACTGCTCATCGACTCTCTAACTGGCCGTTTCGCCTTCGTGGAATATGACTACACCCGATCGTTGGAACAGGAACTTGACGATATCGCCGCAGGCAAGACAAGTTACCTTTCAGTTGTCTCGACGCTTGACACCCGTCTCAAGACCGAACTCGGCGCTCTCAATATCCAACCGCAACCAGCTTTGCAAAGGCCCACAGGAGGCGCGGAAGCCGCCGAAAGCGGCATCCCTTGTCCCAAGTGCAAGAGCGGCCAGCTCCGCCGTCCCAATGACAGAGAGTTCTTCAGCTGTACTCGCTACCGAGACGGTTGCACCTTTTCTATCAACCGCACCATCGCCAAGAAAAAGTTGACGGACAAACAGATTGAGACCCTATGTACTAAGGGAGAAACGGGCATCATCAAGGGCTTCGTCAATAAGCAGGGCAAGCCTTTCGACGCCATCCTTATGTGCTCATCGAACACCAACTGGCGCACCACCTTCACATTTCCTAAATGAAACGTTTACGAATGATGTAGCCTTACCCAAATGAAAAGGAGGCAATGAATGCATACAGGATCGCGGAGTACCGCAGCCAGAAAGGAACCGAAATCGGCGACTAAAATGGCCCGGCACATCAAACGCCAAGACTCGCTTTTCCCTGAGATGGCAACCAAGCTCGACAAACGGCTCGCTCTTCGTCAAGACATTCTCGACTTCCCCTCCCAGGACATCGGCAGCATGGGCCACATAGCGCGACTGCTGGCGCAGTTCGGCTTGCCTCACTCCAATCCCGGCGAGGGAATAACTTCCTACAAACGTGAGAACGGCGACCTGACCATCCGAATCAATTCATTGGTAGAAGATGGAGGAGTTCCCTGGGGCATTCTTCCGAGACTCATTCTAGCTTACGTCAGCAGCCAAGCGGTCTTGAAGAAGACCAAGACTATCCATCTCGGAACCAATCTCAGCACCTTCCTGCGGGATGAGCTCGGAATGGCCGTGACCGGCGGCAAGAACGGCACAGTGACCCGGATGAAAGAGCAAGCATATCGCCTCTTCACTTCCAGCATCACGATCATCAGAAAAGGAAAAGATACAGTAGGAACAACCACCGGCACTCGCCGAATGGTCGGCATGATGAACATCGCCGACACCATCGACATGTGGGAGCCGCAAACCGGGAAAAACCCCGACGAGATATGGCAGTCGACGATCGTTTTGGACGATAGGTTTTATCAGGCCACAGTCCGCGCAGCCGTACCGATCGACTGGCGGATCGTAAACGGCATCCAGAATTCACCCCTCGCCCTCGATCTCTATTTCTGGCTCACCTATCGAATGAAGACGAACGACAAAAAAACTCCCATCCGCTTCTTCGGAGAGAACAGCATTTATGAACAGCTTGGATGCGGCTACGCGAATACCCGCAGCGGTCGATACGCCTTCAAGAAAAAGACGCTGACGCAGCTCGAAGAAATCAAGTTTTATTGGCCTTCCTTGCATGTTCACGCAAGCGATGACGGCGAGTATCTTAATCTCTTCCCCAGTCCCACCAGCGTCTCCAGCTCATCCTAAGTCCCTTACGCATAAATGGTCGACGCAAGTCTAGTTCACCCTCCGCAACCTACGCATAAATGGTCGACGCAAGTCCAGTTTCGCCCTCCGTAGTCTACGCATAAATGGTCGACGCAAGTCAGTTCCGCCCTCCGCAGTCTACGCATAAATGGTCGACGCAAGTCAGTTCCGCCCTCCGCAGTCTACGCATAAATGGTCGACGCAAGTCAGTTCCGCCCTCCGCAGTCTACGCATAAATAGTCGACGCAAGTCCCAGTTCCGCCCTCCGTAGTCTACGCATAAATGGTCGACGCAAGCTCCAGCTCATGTCCGCATTAACCCACACACCACGGAAACTTTGCACCGCCCCAGGTGGAAGATCGCGTTTTCCACGCATAAATGATCGACGTCCCTACGCATAACTGGTCGACACAACTTGTCCTCTTTACGCATAATTGGTCGACAAACCCCGATTTTCCACGCATAAATGGTCGACAATATCTCCGTATCGTTTTCATTTCAGAAGAGATATACGTCCTCCTGTAGCTTTTAAACCTGTATTTCTTTACCTATATCTAACCTGTAGTAGCAACTTCCGGTTGTGAACAAAAATCAACTTCGCCCCAATAACCCAAAAGGCGGATGGAAAAGCAACAAAAAGGCGGATGGAAAAACCTTTCCTAATGAGGGTGGGGTTCTTGAACCACGTTGACTTTGCTCTACCAAATACCGCTCTAGGCTACCAGCAAGGCCGCTGCGCGGCCCCTGACCGCTCTGTGCCCTCTACAACCATTTTGCGCATCCAAAAGGCTCCTGCGGCCTTTCCTGACCTTTTTTATCCTTGATGACCCAGCGTTGAGAGAAGCAGTGAGATCCCCCTTGACCCGAGACTCCTCGAGCAACTCCGCCCGCACATCATCCGGAAGCCTCACCGTCAACGAACGAATGCCTTCCGCCCACCTTTGACCTTCTCGATTCCATCTTCGTTCCATCTAGATTCCAGTCACGGTCTCGCATTTACGGGAACTCTACCGACTGTCCAATCGGGAAGCTGTCGGTGGGTGACCCCCACGCCGTCCAAAAGATACAGGACGGCTCCCCCAGAAAGAGGGGATCAGGCGCGTGGCGCCTAAACAAATCCGGGCCGCTATCTTTATTTCCGGTTTTTCGAGATCGAATCGAAATTTGCATGCCCCCCGCGTCGAAGGGCCTGCCCAAACACAATCATGCTATGAATAGTACATTGCATAAAATGTTATTTGGATGGTACTTTTCACATAAATGGCTTGGAATCACGCAGCCGACCATAACATTGCTTTCCCCACAGGGGGCGAGGATATTCAACCATGCCCGCTTGCGCTTCCGACATATTGACCACAGCTCTTGGGCAGAAAGATACCGCCTTCGCCAAAGCGCAGGTCCTTCAATGTGAGTTTAAGAATGCTTTATGGGAGCTGGAAGCTCTCTTTAGCCTGAAGACGGACGAAACCCGCAATCTGGATATTTTCAAACTGTCGACGAGCTGGAGACTGCCCTAAGAAAAGTCACTCAAGGATAGGTTTTCCCCGGAGCAGCTTTATCTCCGAGCGAAGCTCATCGCGAAGCTGCTTGCTTCGCCGGAAATCGCGGAAAAAAATCGTCAAGATTTCGATCATCAACAAATTCAGGCTCACGCCTTCCTCTTCCGCCCACTGCTTCAGTTCCCCCCTGGCCTTCGCCCCGATGTAAATCATCTGGGGAGCAGCCAAAGCCAATCCATCCGCTCGGCGGGCATCTGAGACCTGGATATCGCCGCGATTCACATGACGCAATGCGAACAAAAGTACTTTGGCCAAGTCGCCCCTCATATGCGATTCGGCAATGATCGCGTCTTTTAAATCCTCCGGGAGCCTCAGTGTCAACGCTTTGCTCTCCGGCGTCCACCGTTGCCCCTCTCGGTTTACTTTCCTTTTTTTGACCGTCAAGAACTATCCGACCCAGAAATATCTTTCTCATGGGGTGGCCACCATTGGTGCGTATGGCCCCGCGAATAGCATATCCTTCTCGACTCTCACAAAAAAGCGGTAACCCGCCCGGACGATAATGGTAGGTTGAATGTTAAGGTTCCTCCGCGTTACCTCGGTCCCGAGCTGGCCGACCTGCTGGCCAACCTGTTGGCCGATTTCTTGCGAGAGGCTCTGCGTCTGAAAAACCGACGAACTTCGTGCCTTGGCTCAACTGTATTCCGGACGCAAAGGCGGAAGTCAATAGCGCTCCGGAAATTAAGCGGGCCCAATGATTATCCACCTTGTCTCGAAAACCCGCCGCGCCTTGCGCGTCGTCCCCCTCGAAACCTCCAAGCGAGATCGAGCTGCCGTCCGGGAAGATCACGCGCTGCCAGATCGCCTGCAGCGCCTTTTGCCCGTACCCCACGTGAGAGTTGTAGATGCCGATCAAGGTGCTACCTGCGGGGATCAAAATGTATTTGCCACTCACCGAATCGTAGACACTTTCCCGGACGAGGGCTCGGATCAGGCCAGGCAAGTCCGAATTAAGCTCCTGCTCCAGCACCGCCGGAATCAGCCATCCCGTTTTTACTTCGAAAACTCCTTTTGCTGCCGTCCGGTCGCGTTGTAAATACTCCACATCCTGTTTCCGAGACGAAAAGTTTTCTTTGTCCCTTTGATCGTTCTGGCGCTCGAAATCGCTGCGCTGCTCAGACAATTGGGCCGACGCCGGGCTTGTCCCCGCTGCCACCTGAAGCGCAGTCAGTGGATTGCCGCTCGACGATCCAGCGCCCTGCCCGAAGCGGGTATTTATAAGCGCATTTTGCAGCGTCTTCATCGGATCGTCTTGCCGCTCCTCCGTCTTCGCCTCGCTAACGTTGACTCCTTTCGCCGCCGTCGGCGCTTCCATCGCCTCCCGCTCCCGCTTGTATTCTTCAAGACGACGCTGCTCCGCGTAAGAAAGAGAACCGTCCGCCGCGACCCCGACCGGCGTTTGCTTGTACTCGATCGGAGGTACTCCTGTAGCAGAGCCCGCCCCAGCGTCCCTGCCCGCTACAATACTGGATCGAGAGCCGATGCCCTCCGGAAGATGCGATTCCCCAGTATCCAAGCCATTTCTCGCTTGATTGGAAAGCAGTCCTTTCTCGACGATCGTCGCGGGGCCTGTGCCGACCTTTAAAGTATCCTCTGCCTTCTTTTGCTTGTTGCTGCGATTACTCATCCCGTGACGCATATATAGAGAAACCCCAGCTATGATGAGTAATCCGGCGAAGATCGCCCACCGCCTCAAGCGTTTGGCCGGAGGTGCCATACCCCCGTTCGCGCCGTTTACTACCTTGTCGGTTTGTGCCCTGGCTCGTATCTCTTCCTGCGTGGGATCCGCTTCAGGTGCTTCCAGATCCACAGCTTTTCTCTGCTCTTCCATCTCCACAGGTCAGCTCCTCTTCGCCCCATCGTTGCCGTTGCCCTGCCTATATGGGACTCCTCTGGTGATCGTCACTTTCGCTTGCTTTTTCCCC
Encoded proteins:
- a CDS encoding CPBP family intramembrane glutamic endopeptidase; protein product: MSLSFGGLSALESLLLVWLAVWLIAVVSYGVPIWWVIAFCGLSFCALTWRMAHVGALAKIGLKPADVMFSWIAVAAAVGVFLGFWLYVKMWHLPVYGPVPLIRFVWSVGVAPLNEELVFRGLLFSFLEKQLLRLGDGVFAGIAAVLIAGLIFGVMHSRSGVYLAFTVTAGCVYGLLRWRSGSVLPAVICHACLNVLVLSAFRRG
- a CDS encoding BON domain-containing protein, which translates into the protein MPLRFSSLHFAVAASFIISAPTAITTPLAAQSISDDALAAKVNQTLFAEAAFQDATIQATAHNGTVTLTGSVPNSAARILASTETDQLEGVKTVLNNLIVGSMLTQEPPAPLPRETRTLSLPNHSILAIRLDDYVSTETAKVGDTFHGVVSSAVYCSGYPLLPAGTPVLGHVIEAKSASKLHGLPMLTISLMAVRVNGSNNEAVDVPISTIPLSTRVKGTGTLQLGRQIELPPQTALRFESSTVTEIPVEFSGGKPVYRQAASGKATLDHSSKSQSN
- the topA gene encoding type I DNA topoisomerase, translating into MIVESPNKVKKIKALLGSGWDVAASIGHIRDLPAKGLGLAPPDYKLEYHFVERTGTTGKNVVDGLKPRAARANAIYLATDPDREGEAIAWHLKEALALKSYHRVTFDAITETVIKTALTRPRQIDMNLVRAQEARRGADRLVGYQVSPILSRQTGIAGLSAGRVQTPAVRFVVDRQREIENFTVTKHFGAEAIFEDGKWKAQWDTQPFLQSGSKYVFDGDLARQAAACRTFRVADAATKPATQAPPAPFTTATLLQAASVTLNFKPDLTAMLAQKLFEQGLITYHRTDSQNLSTEALSEIRDHVAANHWPLPPNPRTWKTKETAQEAHEAIRPTHLEHRNAGEGDDQKKLYSLIWTRAVASQLADAEYSVNTLRLEAQHGGKIFVFKATGRTLTAPGWRILTAIDAAEEADQHTAEERETQGDENGNVPALPIGTSITSTSTTVLNKQTKPPNGYTQASLIKKLESEGIGRPSTYPLILKNIIARGYLDDSKKILVATDLAKLLIDSLTGRFAFVEYDYTRSLEQELDDIAAGKTSYLSVVSTLDTRLKTELGALNIQPQPALQRPTGGAEAAESGIPCPKCKSGQLRRPNDREFFSCTRYRDGCTFSINRTIAKKKLTDKQIETLCTKGETGIIKGFVNKQGKPFDAILMCSSNTNWRTTFTFPK
- a CDS encoding replication protein RepA, whose product is MHTGSRSTAARKEPKSATKMARHIKRQDSLFPEMATKLDKRLALRQDILDFPSQDIGSMGHIARLLAQFGLPHSNPGEGITSYKRENGDLTIRINSLVEDGGVPWGILPRLILAYVSSQAVLKKTKTIHLGTNLSTFLRDELGMAVTGGKNGTVTRMKEQAYRLFTSSITIIRKGKDTVGTTTGTRRMVGMMNIADTIDMWEPQTGKNPDEIWQSTIVLDDRFYQATVRAAVPIDWRIVNGIQNSPLALDLYFWLTYRMKTNDKKTPIRFFGENSIYEQLGCGYANTRSGRYAFKKKTLTQLEEIKFYWPSLHVHASDDGEYLNLFPSPTSVSSSS
- a CDS encoding TrbI/VirB10 family protein; the encoded protein is MGQQVGQQVGQLGTEVTRRNLNIQPTIIVRAGYRFFVRVEKDMLFAGPYAPMVATP
- a CDS encoding TrbI/VirB10 family protein, with protein sequence MEEQRKAVDLEAPEADPTQEEIRARAQTDKVVNGANGGMAPPAKRLRRWAIFAGLLIIAGVSLYMRHGMSNRSNKQKKAEDTLKVGTGPATIVEKGLLSNQARNGLDTGESHLPEGIGSRSSIVAGRDAGAGSATGVPPIEYKQTPVGVAADGSLSYAEQRRLEEYKREREAMEAPTAAKGVNVSEAKTEERQDDPMKTLQNALINTRFGQGAGSSSGNPLTALQVAAGTSPASAQLSEQRSDFERQNDQRDKENFSSRKQDVEYLQRDRTAAKGVFEVKTGWLIPAVLEQELNSDLPGLIRALVRESVYDSVSGKYILIPAGSTLIGIYNSHVGYGQKALQAIWQRVIFPDGSSISLGGFEGDDAQGAAGFRDKVDNHWARLISGALLTSAFASGIQLSQGTKFVGFSDAEPLARNRPTGWPAGRPARDRGNAEEP